From Aegilops tauschii subsp. strangulata cultivar AL8/78 chromosome 5, Aet v6.0, whole genome shotgun sequence:
cggtatctggtaggtgatttcctggggaatagtagaactcaagcaactgtagttctgtgaattcaggggctTTCAGCCAGGCGTCTaccatgcagggcatggtatgcttgctcaggtagcatgacgggatgcagaggctttgaacagagccctggtgggaggagatgatggctctggggagttcaaaatcattaaagacagatagctgacgacagtcgagattaagggacGCGGCGCGCCATAAAGGGCACCACCGAATTGAGAGAACTTGGGTggggcagcaatccttggtggggagaagcgagatgatctccccaaggatggcgtccgggagatcgctgatgcggtccacccgagattctacgggttcctaggatccggtgggggcgggctCGCCGCTTCTACCCGTgttgccgggtgcgggatctacaacaggcgtcgccgctggcgggagcctcatcttcttggcgctggggtcagccgaatccattttcctcgagggcgtcgcgtcgagctcacggatttgagcagagtaacgaatgaggagcctagttgtagtgcgagtgaagaagaaagGGAGCcggggtttttctgtagtagtgaggaagaaagggagctggggttttctgtaggagtgaggtgaggaatttgggggtacgagtggagcgagccgacgtgaggtgggtgggagagaggaggaagaagagcacccatgTTTTTTTGGGGAGCGGTGTgctgggtagcgcctctcattaagtaaatatatgggcttttgaattgattttattatttactagggtggatgggttgttttgtcttgggcccagagaaacactTACTACTaatacagtggagacactctacaacTACCCAGAAAAATAATTattactagtacagtggatacactacCGTTATTTATCACAACCCCTTCTTTTGGCCAAAGTAGAGCACCAACCGACTTAAGGAGGGGCCACATGCCCCCCGGCGCACTCAGGGGCCAGGGCGCATTGTGTGGCTATGTCCCTCCATCGCGCACCAGTTTATGTTTATTTCTTCTCCCCAAATTCTGATTATTCCCAtaaaaattcacaaaaaaattCCAAGCCATTCTGGCTCCGTGATTTTTTCACCTAAAAACTCATAAACAATATAAAACAGGAACTGGCCTTtggcactgggttaataggttagtacaaataaaaataatataaagatAAAAGTATGTTTTTGGTCCCTCAAGTTCCCCAAAAGTATAGACTTGGTCCTTCTAGATTTTTTGGTAGACATTTGGTCCTTCAAGTCCCAAAACCGGATAAGTTTCATCCAAAAGCAGATTTTGACCATGTTGAACGGGTTTGACCAAtaaacagtaaattcaaaaaaatagtaaacaaattcaaaaaatatgattttttggcATCCAATATGTTCAAGGTGCGTGCAAATTTTCCTTGTGTTTGGTCACTCGAGGAGCTCATGGTAAAAAAAATACAAATCTACTCTAGGTGAACAGTAAATCCAAAAAAATAGCAacaaaatccaaaaaaaaatctgaaattttgtggCAAGCAAGATTTTTGGGTGCGCTAGGTGCATGAAATTTCTGTGGTGTTCTGACATTCGAGGAGCACATGGCATAAAAAACAAATTTTGGCTCataaaaagccaaaaaaaattgcTAGAGCTCCTCGGATGTTATTTGACCACAAAACTTTACAAGCACCAGAGCACCCAAGCATCTTAGTTGCCAAAAGAATTcatatttttattttgtttgctattttttttcaaatttacaATTCACCTAGAGTAGATTTGTACTTTTTTGCCATAAGCTCCTCGAGTGTCCAAACACTATGAAAATTTGCACGCACCTTGAGCACTTGAGCATATTGGATGCcaaaaaatcagatttttttgaattttttgctattttttgaatttgttgTTCATCGATCAaacctggtcaacatggtcaaacCCATTGAAATCCGATCAATGTGGTCAAAATCTGGTTTTGGACCAAACTTATCCGGTTTTGAGACTTGAAGGGCCAAATGTCTACAAAAAATCTTGAGGGACCAAGTCTATACTTTTTGGGAATTTGAGGGACCAAAAACATACTTTTCTCTAATATAAAATGATACCAAAAATATGTAAAAGTAGTatgataatagcatgaaacaataaaacattatagataagttggagacatATAAAGGAAAAAAGTTTTCTTGAAGAGTTCCAAGTACTAAGAAATTAGTAGGATACTTAATCTTACCACATAGAACCACAACATCCCTTACAATCCCTATAGGTGAAATAGTAGCCCTATTTGCAAGCTTAGGTCCACATTTCAGCTGTGCAACAATTCCCCCCTCTGCGTATACCTTGCATTTTAAGAaagaaaatgcattagaattgAATCATAATGCAAAATATATAATTAAAATAGGATAAATTATAGTAGGAAATAGTGATGCAAATGGATGTACCAGGTGTGTAAGTAGGTGGCCCAGATATGGGTCCCTCAGTTCATGCTCTTACGGACTTTCAAGGCCCAATCCCTGAGAGGCGGAGGTCTGGGAAGGGGGAAACCCAGTTCCCTTTGGCATGGTGCACATGATTTCATCATATGATTCATGGGATAGCTCAGCCTTAGTGGATTTGAAGGAAGAACTGTGTGGAGTAATGTAATTTTTTGTTCCTTAATATCAAGGGGATGGTAATGTAGTAATACATGAGATTGCAATAATTTGTATGTCTACAAAGTGTGATGGGTTGCTCGTAGGTGGGTTGCCATCATGTATAAACATTATGGTTTTAGgttgatgtcatatgttcgatTATCTTTCTAGGCCAGCAGGATCTTTGGAAGCACAAGAATGTGATAGTGTTTGATCGAGATGCGCCTTTGTTGGGATGTGTGCTCCACATGTTCGGCTATGGGGCTCGCGCTTGGAAGCAATCATGCCTTCTATGTGGTGATAGGGAACCCTTCTTTGGGGTGATGGCTAGGTGGGGTTTCAATGAGTAAACAACTTAACTTCTCCAGGTAATGATTGTAGCAGTGAACTAAGCATAAGTTAGATGGTTGGATTCCTTGTGGTGGAACTATCCCACCTAGGAAGTTGTAGACTTGCCATGGGCGCTTGCATATTTCCTGGATTTATTCCAGGTTCTTCCTTGCTCTTTGAACGGTATGGTGTGCCCATCAACTACGAGGCATTTGTGACGACTTTGTCAATCTCATGATCTGTCGgttcagtctctcgaaggtgctcatagggttAGGGATTGTGTGTGTCTGTGTTAATATGGGTGATTGTGAATGCATGTATGTGAGGGGTTGCGTTTGTTACTGTGTTTCTGTAAAAAAAAGAAAGGGTAGTGATGGAAGTGGTGGTTAAGACGTTTGGACGTAAGGGTATCTCCATCGTGGACCCTCCACTACCCACAACCGTCCGGAACGAGCAGTCCGGACACACTTTGCCATCCAACGCGGTACCCCATCGGTCTGTGGACCGGTTCGGACGTCTATTTTCCCGCAAACCAGAAGCAAACAAGGGACTTTACGGTAGTCCAAACCTCCTCCACATAGGACTCCGACACCGCAGGCCCTCCAAAACCGAGGTGGAGCCCGCGCATTTGGAGCAGTCTGCACTGTTTCTGTGCCAAAACCCCCACTTTTTCCATCCTCTCAGCTTCGGTCGCCGCCGCTCTCCACCCCAATTCCCACCCTTTTTGTATCGGCCTCCGCATGGACCCGATCCACGAGCAGCTGGAGCCGCTGCAAGTGGAGGATCCACTGAAGGCGGAGGCCTAGAGGATCAACTCGGCGACACGGCAAACCAACCGCCTCAAAAAGAAGGCAAAGGAAGGTGCTAGCAAAAAGGGCGGGCGTGGCGGGGGACGGGGTGCATGGGCCGGGTGGGGCCAGGGATGCGGGGTGCCACCGCTGTAGTAGCCGCTCGTGTACACACTATGTTGGCCGCGGAACTGTCGGACTGGATCTTTTGTGATCAAACGCATGTAAAAACTATGGACATCCGCCTCTTTTTGGTTGTGATCGGCCACTATGAACGCCGCACTTTAATGTGATCCATATTGTTATGCATTTGAAATGAAAATTGGTGTCAAAACTGGGCAAACATATAGGGATGCAGTCCGGACCAGTCCATGAACAAATAGTGTCCGTTTTAGGGGACGCCGTTGAAGATGCCCTGACACTGCAACGTGGATGAGTTTTTTAACCCTCTCTTCttcaatactccctccgttccataatatttgtcgtggttttagttcaaatttgaactaaaaccacgacaagtaTTATGTAAGGGATGGTGTATATGGTATGCATGCTTTTGCGTATTCTAGAAGAAAAAAGTATAAGTTTAGGTTTTAAAAAAGAAATTACATGCTCTAACTTCTGGACATAGATGTTTGATGTTTCAATGGTTAGCGTCATTTTTTTACTAACCAACATCAGCTATTTTGTGGGCATAATCCAATTGTCGCACATCAATTGGAACGCACGATTTTTGCGGAGAGTTGTCtagtagtatttcaaaatttcaaaGATTGGTGTCTGGTAGCGCCACTATCTCGGTGTGTCAATTTTGAATGTTTCTGTTGCGGGAAAATGGTACCAGGCCAAATTCGTATTCCCAGTTTCTTTTTCTGAAAAGACTGGCAACTTTGACAGTGGATAGCCTGTGTACGTTAAAGCAAACCAAACCGGGGAGACCGAGACCACCAGAGACCCGTCTCGAAAATACACCAGCGCCAGCCCGCACAGATCAGGCGGCTTCTCTGTTCTGCTCTCCAAAAAAACCCACCCTTTCACCACTTCGGAAGCTGGTTCCTTTGCGATGGGGGCCTTCGTCGACGGTGACCACGTCTGGCTGCGCAACGTCGGCCGTGACCTGTACCTCCACGCCGACGCCGACGGGCTGGGAGTGTCCGTCCACTCGCGCCGCGCGGTGCTCCAAGCGGCGTGGAGCGTGCATCTCTCCGGGGATCACGTCCTCCTCCACTCCGCCGCCTACGGCCGCTACCTGGGCGTGTCCGGACAGGCGCCGCGCGGCCATCTTGGCCGTGCCGCGACGCAGCTGGACTTCGTGGTCCGGGGTCTCCAGTCCATCGCGTGGGAGTCCATCGCCGCCGACGAGGGGTCCACTGATGCTGCCGTCATCCTCCGCAACGCTACCGGCGGCTACCTCCGTGCCAACGGCAGGATCCGCCGCTGGAACACCGCCGTCAGCGTCAGCGACGCCCCTGCTCCTGGTGATTTAAGCAATATGTCGTTCTGGGTGGCGGAGACCATCCCTCCTCTGCCGGTCCGAATGGACATCCCTCTTCCAGTTGAGGTGAGTACAGTTCGTAGAGTTCCCCAACCTTTCTTATCTGGTTCAGAACACTGAGACGCATGTCATGTCACAAATTCAGGCGCAGCATCCGCTCCACCCGCTTTCCCAGGTCGGCCCCTTGCGCCAAGTCttctacgtgcaggccgctgctGATGGGTCTGTGGACGAGGATGCGTGGGAAATGTTCGAGGTAGCCATGTCCCAGTCCTTGGACAATCTGACGGTGGAGCTACAAAACAGGCTGGGTCTTAACGTGTACTTCACACTCATGCTGTGTATCCGCTCGGGCCGCTACGGGCGCTTAGTCCCCTTGGTGGTCGATCTTCCTAGGAACAACTACCCACTGCACATCGTTCTTCTCACTCACGGCTCACCAGGTGAGAGCGCGATCATGAAAGTTTactccttttttcttctttctaCTTTCTTCTCTCGTTGTCTGAATCTCATGTGCATTCCATATTGTCATCTTTAATTCAGCGGAGACGGCACTGCGATACCCGAACCTTGATGCCTAGAGATCGATTCTCCAAGTTCAGAGCACTGCTATGATCACACCACTGTTGTGGAAGTCTACAGGATCTAGGGAACTGAGCAAATCAATCTAGTCTGTCTGTGTTCAATCAGCTCTCATTGCACTTGTTTGTTTGAGTCTGAGTCTTAATATTCTGTCGGTATCTTTTTCGTGTGTCAGTGTAATGCTATTTTTAGGTTTGTATCAAGTCTTTTGAGACTATTAAGTCGTGGACCAGATCAGTAAGCGCAAACTTATAACGTATGTTTGAGTTTGTATCGAACCTTTTAAGATTATCAAGTGTTGTCTATCATTGGCGAAAACCTCTTGCTGCGGCTCCACTGTTGCAGTGATTGTAACCAGCTACTGCAGGATGATGAACCTTGGCTCTTTATGATCTTGGATGCCATATCTGAGAAATCTCTGTTCACGTTGAGTTGAATCATTTATGATTCCCCTGCAAAAAGAAAGAGAATCATTTATGATTTTCTTTCATTGCTTGTATGCCATTGAGAGAACTTGGGATGTTTTTTCTCTTGTTTTCCATGAATCTCTCGTTGCTGTTGGCATACCTGGATAACAGTTGGCCTACTCTCTGTTTTATTTTTTATACCTTTGTTGAATATATATAGGATTTGGTATTGCTTTGATCTATTGTGTTATACTGTCAATTTTAACTTGTTCtcttcccgcaaaaaaaaaatgaACTTCTTCTCATTGAATACCTAGCAGTTTAATGACATGCCTGTAATTATATTATGTACCTTAGCTCGGTCACGGAGCTCAATATTGGCTAGAGGCATGTTTTTGTGATTGAGATGTTCATACTTATAATTTTTGTACTGTAAATGCTGCTATTTTTTAGATAAATTAGGTCAAACTCTATGTAGTTTGACTTCAAACAACAGATAAATCATGATGGAGAAGTTAATCGGGCTCGATATATGCCCCAAAATTCTTTTATTATTGCTACCAAGACAGTCAGTGCAGAGGTGTATGTCTTTGATTATAGCAAGCACCCATCAAAGCCTCCACTAGATGGTGCGTGCAATCCTGATTTACGGCTGAAGGGACACAACTCTGAAGGATATGGCCTGTCCTGGAGTATCTTTAAAGAGGGTCATTTGCTGAGTGGATCGGATGATGCTCAAATTTGCTTATGGGACATCACAGCAAATGGTAAAAATAAAACTCTCGACGCATACCAGATTTTTAAGGTATGGCTCATGATCCTTTTTCCATTCAGGTGCATTAACGCATAGCTTTGTTTGTACCATTGGTTAAAGCTTTCCTCATGACATGCCATTCTGATAGCATGTTTCTCTGAATGTGTTTGTGTGCTAGTCATATCTGGTATTCATCCTTGGAGAaataatatatataatatatTCCTGATGGTCTTTTGTGAAGATGGTATACATGAGGAAAAAGTCTATCTGCATCCTAATTACGACACTTCTTTTACACCCTCCTAGTTGAAACCATTCACATTAGGTCTAACAGCAGCTTTCATGGGTAATTTTGGGTGATGCACCGTCCATGTCAGCAGGTTTTGCTGTGTTATCCTGAAGAATAGAATTATAGTCTGTATTTCACACTCAGACATGGCAGCTCTGGCAGTTTTATTAATCTAAgactttcaattccatcctttTGGTTCTCTAGCTGTTGGTACCGCATGTCATGGTCCATAGTCAGTTAAGCATCATAAGTCATAACAATAATACTGCTT
This genomic window contains:
- the LOC109754031 gene encoding uncharacterized protein, encoding MGAFVDGDHVWLRNVGRDLYLHADADGLGVSVHSRRAVLQAAWSVHLSGDHVLLHSAAYGRYLGVSGQAPRGHLGRAATQLDFVVRGLQSIAWESIAADEGSTDAAVILRNATGGYLRANGRIRRWNTAVSVSDAPAPGDLSNMSFWVAETIPPLPVRMDIPLPVEAQHPLHPLSQVGPLRQVFYVQAAADGSVDEDAWEMFEVAMSQSLDNLTVELQNRLGLNVYFTLMLCIRSGRYGRLVPLVVDLPRNNYPLHIVLLTHGSPAETALRYPNLDA